The Brassica napus cultivar Da-Ae chromosome C1, Da-Ae, whole genome shotgun sequence DNA segment cgctctttctctcttcttctcactctctctcctccttgtcttcttcttcgccTTCCCGTTAACTTCCCTCCGCCGTCCCGCCTCCTCCGTCGCCGTCGTCGACGAAGGGATACGGATCCGTCATGGATACAAATCCTACGAGGCTTACATCCAGCACCAGCTCAACAAAACTCAGAACCCAAAGCTACGGAAGGTGTGGACGACGCGCGACTGGGACAGGAAGGTGCGCGTGTTCTCCACCTTCTTCCAGCGCCTCAGTGACGTCGGTCTCCTCTCGAACGGATCGAAAGCGCTCTCGATCGGAGCTCGAGTAGGCCAGGAGGTTGCGGCGCTGAGGCTGATCGGAGTGGAGGACTCCATCGGGTTAGATCTGGTGCCGCGTCCGCCTCTGGTGGTGAAAGGTGACTTCCACGCCCAGCCGTTCGACGCGGAGACGTTCGATTTCGAGTTCTCTAACGTGTTCGATCACGCGCTTTACCCGGAGAAGTTCGTTGGGGAGATCGAACGGACGCTGAAGCCTGGAGGTGTTTGCGTGATACACGTGTCGCTGCATGGGAAGACGGATAAGTACTCGGCGAACGATCTGTATAGTGTGAAACCGTTGGTGAAGCTGTTTAAGAGATCGAAGGTGGTGGAGGTGAGGAAGATCGATGGGTTTGGGCTTGACACGGAGGTTGTTTTTAGAAAGAACAAAGATTAATAAAACTGtaattttgattcatttgatACCATAGATTCATTGTGAAAGctgtttcttttccttttctgggtgtattttttatttttatcatacaTTTTTTTACCATTTACTATAACTGTAAACTTGGGTTTAGAATTAAGGTGGAGAAGGTGTGTATCAAAGGTAATAGATGCTCAACGATTTGATCAAAAGCTCAACAAAGTAACGCCTGGCTCAtgcatttttttgtaattctcAGAATTGGTATTTAGTATGCATATATACGGCCGGCTAATTTACTTGGtgcaaaaatgaaaacaaatactCAACTAGATTCAAACAACTAGATTCAAAAGAGTCGAGCCAACTAGAGTCAAAAGAAACAAGAGAGCAGACGGGTATTGATCTCAAATATGATTCCTCACACCTTAAGATTCTACCCTTTGAGTTTCCAAGTTGTTgcaatttttgaagaaaatgcGAAACAGAAACATGTGAGACATGCTCACAGATCGATGACTCGAGACAGCTTCTGGATCCGGTTAAGCAAGAAGTCCCCTTGCTTGATTGTCGCCTGGTAAAGTGCATTCTTTGCATCAGGACGGTTAGTCTCCAAAACACCTGCAACCTTGTCTATCTTGCAGTGAAGCTTCCCAGCTGCTATGAAGCGTGACAGCTCtctggatttaaaa contains these protein-coding regions:
- the LOC106375792 gene encoding uncharacterized protein LOC106375792; the protein is MLTTPSSQRRKEVSRLINLKMKFVIPKLPFALSLFFSLSLLLVFFFAFPLTSLRRPASSVAVVDEGIRIRHGYKSYEAYIQHQLNKTQNPKLRKVWTTRDWDRKVRVFSTFFQRLSDVGLLSNGSKALSIGARVGQEVAALRLIGVEDSIGLDLVPRPPLVVKGDFHAQPFDAETFDFEFSNVFDHALYPEKFVGEIERTLKPGGVCVIHVSLHGKTDKYSANDLYSVKPLVKLFKRSKVVEVRKIDGFGLDTEVVFRKNKD